The following DNA comes from Musa acuminata AAA Group cultivar baxijiao chromosome BXJ1-4, Cavendish_Baxijiao_AAA, whole genome shotgun sequence.
AGACGATCGATAGATGGAGGGTCGATTCTTGGCTTGTTACGAGGAGTGGCTCGGAATCCAGGAAGCCGACCTGGACGAGCTCCTCCAAGCCATCTCGACCCAGCACGGCAACAGGGAACGGAACGAGGCCGAACTCGGGGAGCTGGTGGAGAGGTGCATGAGGCACTACGAGGAGTACCACGACCGGCGGCGTGGCCTGGTGCGGGACGACGGCCCCACGTTCTTATGTCCGCCCTGGTGCAACTCCTTCGAGAACTCCATGCTCTGGGCCGGCGGCTGCCGTCCCTCCATGTTCATTCGCCTCATCTACTCCCTCAGCTCCTCCGGCCTCGAGGCCCACCTCGATGCCCCCGCCGGCCGCGCCGTCAGCTCCCACGGCGAAGGGCTGGTGGGGCTGTCCTCGTCGCAGCTGGCCCGCGTCAACGAGATCCACCGATCGACGCTTCAGGAGGAGGACAAGATCACGTCCCAGATGGCCACGCTGCAGGAGAACGTGGCCGACGGGCCGCTGCTCCCCATAGTCAAGAAGCGGCAGATGTGGCAGTGGAGCGGCACCTCCCGCGTCGAGAATGGCGGCGGGGACGCGGAGGTGGAGGCGGCGATGGAGGAGTACACGGAGTCAATGGAGCGGCTGGTGCAGGAAGCGGACCGACTGAGGGTGGAGACGGCGA
Coding sequences within:
- the LOC103980502 gene encoding protein DOG1-like 3; its protein translation is MEGRFLACYEEWLGIQEADLDELLQAISTQHGNRERNEAELGELVERCMRHYEEYHDRRRGLVRDDGPTFLCPPWCNSFENSMLWAGGCRPSMFIRLIYSLSSSGLEAHLDAPAGRAVSSHGEGLVGLSSSQLARVNEIHRSTLQEEDKITSQMATLQENVADGPLLPIVKKRQMWQWSGTSRVENGGGDAEVEAAMEEYTESMERLVQEADRLRVETARTLVLEILTSKQAVELLVAAKQLQLSVHECGHQRDQRNGRGR